ATAGTCTACCCCGACTCCTGGGCTTGCTTCGATACCAGACAGTGGCGGATACGCCAACCAACCAGTACGGCCAAACTCACCCAAGCCAAGTGACATATTGGTTAGGATCACACCCACAACAAACAACCAGAAACTCAGGTTGTTTAAGTAAGGGAATGCCACATCACGCGCACCAATTTGCAGCGGTACGATGATGTTCATCAAACCAATCACCAATGGCATTGCCACGAAGAAAATCATGATTACGCCGTGGGCAGTAAAGATTTGATCGTAGTGATGTGGTGGTAGATAACCGCTCTCGCCTGCTGCAGAAAGCAGCTGTTGGCTACGCATCATGACCGCATCAGCAAAGCCACGAACCAACATCACCATTGCCACAGCGATGTACATAAAGCCTAGTTTTTTGTGGTCTACCGAAGTAAACCATTCATTCCATAAGTATTGCCACTTACCCGCTTTGGTTATCGCCGCAACGACAGCCAAACCAACGATCGCGATCACCGCTAGAGTGACGACAATAATCGGCTCGTGATAAGGGATTGATTTAAGTGTTAATCTTCCAAACATTGCGATTATCCTAGATTTTCCGGCAAACAGTTCATTGAACCCGGATGCTGGGTCACGACGTCGGTGAACAAAAATGGTGGAATACTAGAGAACATCTTCACAGGCTCCGCCACCGTTGGTGATGCAAGCGCACGGAATTGCTCCCAGTCTTCGATTCGATCAGGGCTGGCTTTCACTTGCTGTACCCAATTCAGGAATGCAGTGCGATCTTCCATTGCCGCTGCGGTAAATTTCATTTGCGAGAAACCCTTACCGCTGTAGTTAGAAGCAAAGCCTTTGTAATCCCCAGTGTGGTTCGCAATCAGATTTAACTTGGTCACCATACCTGGCATCGCGTAAATCTGAGTACCGAGACGCGGGATAAAGAACGCGTTCATGATGTTGTCTGACGTCAGTTTGAACTGAACCGGAACATCTTTCGGAAACGCCACATAGTTCACTGTCGCAATGTTCTCTTCTGGGTAGATGAATAGCCATTTCCAGTCGAGTGACACCACCTCAATGGTGATGGGTTTGACGTCACTTGCGATGGGCTTGGATGGTTCTAACTCGTGAGTAGAACGCCAAGTGATGGTTGCCAGAATCGCGATGATGATGATTGGAATCGTCCACACCACCACTTCGATCTTGGTCGAGTGCGCCCACTCTGGAGCGTATTCCTCGCCAGTGTTCGACTCTCGGTAGCGGTAAGCAAAATAGATTGTCATTAAAATCACGGGGATCACGACAATCAGCATCAGTAAAAGCGCTGTAATGATCAGTTCTTTTTCCTGAACGCCAATACTACCTTTCGGGTCAAGTAGAGCAGAGTTACACCCTGAAAGCATAAGAATGGTTCCTGCCAAACTTATCCTCGCTAAGATGCGTTTGTATCTTGAAGCTTCCATTAACTTTCTCGATGGTTAGCCAACAACAGAGCAAGCCCTGCGATTGGTTGTCTTGGTCATTAGAATATTTTTGTGTTGAGCTTGTGCAGCAATGGACTTCTTGGTGGGAGGTATCAAGTTGCTTGATGGTTAAAACCACACTTACAACGTGAGTTTATTGTTACACTTTGAAATACATTGTTACATTCGAGCGCATTATGCGGAGGGGAAAAGGAAAGCTCATTAGCCACAGATGGAAACTAACGTTCCATTTATGAAAGATAATATTGATATAGGAATAGCAAAGCAGGTACACGAGATTAACGTACTACAGCATATATTCTTTTCTTTACAGCAACTTAAGCAATGCAAACAAGAAAAGTAATCAGTTGCGTACTCAGCGCGAGAGTGTGAGCTACATTAGAAAGTGCGAATTAAGTAAAGCGTGACCAGTATCATAGTTATGAATTCACATACTATTTACATGGCATTTCTGCAGCAAATGATTATTTAAGTAATCCAATTTACCAGATTAATACCAAGTGCTTTTTAGGAGTGATATTTGGTTCAATTGTTAATCGAATGAACTCACTAAAAAGAAACGAGCGCTACTTAACTAGCGCTCGCAGCCAGAAACCAATGGCTCAATGCTACATTCTCATTCCGCCATCCACTTCGAGCACTCGCCCTGTGAAGTAGTCGTTTTCAAGAATGTATTTCACGGCATGAGCAATCTCACTCGTCTCTCCCATCCTACCGACGGGTATCATCTTTTGCAGTCGGTCTATGGCTTCTGGTTTC
This portion of the Vibrio hyugaensis genome encodes:
- the cyoA gene encoding ubiquinol oxidase subunit II, whose product is MEASRYKRILARISLAGTILMLSGCNSALLDPKGSIGVQEKELIITALLLMLIVVIPVILMTIYFAYRYRESNTGEEYAPEWAHSTKIEVVVWTIPIIIIAILATITWRSTHELEPSKPIASDVKPITIEVVSLDWKWLFIYPEENIATVNYVAFPKDVPVQFKLTSDNIMNAFFIPRLGTQIYAMPGMVTKLNLIANHTGDYKGFASNYSGKGFSQMKFTAAAMEDRTAFLNWVQQVKASPDRIEDWEQFRALASPTVAEPVKMFSSIPPFLFTDVVTQHPGSMNCLPENLG